A genomic region of Pseudovibrio sp. Tun.PSC04-5.I4 contains the following coding sequences:
- a CDS encoding cupin domain-containing protein: MTRKTTTPLNEVTILSRAAKIDDLPKLIKMCLPKQGCIEVQNDQDGKEHAWHTNETDKTIVVLEGALCFYWAGRHTICTAGDVIQFPKLTLHASLALQAGAKYIITFAEVEFPQ; encoded by the coding sequence GTGACTAGGAAAACTACCACCCCTTTAAATGAAGTAACTATCTTATCGCGCGCGGCAAAAATTGACGACCTGCCAAAGCTAATCAAAATGTGTTTACCGAAACAAGGGTGCATTGAGGTGCAAAATGATCAAGATGGAAAAGAACATGCTTGGCATACCAATGAAACCGACAAAACAATCGTCGTACTCGAAGGTGCCCTCTGCTTCTATTGGGCCGGCAGACACACGATCTGCACAGCAGGCGACGTCATACAATTTCCTAAACTCACCCTACACGCATCACTGGCCCTTCAGGCTGGTGCCAAATACATAATCACTTTTGCAGAGGTGGAGTTTCCTCAATGA
- a CDS encoding YrbL family protein encodes MIQDPSKQIYKVGEFVRGGGFRDTYECASEPGKLLKFDRYIDGQRKVKSRGFVKDLFRSLRSKLGYKKQRLTGNQDELLGWLQIEERGLADHRFFAKVYGMVETDRGPALMTEKIDNFWNSEIRSISNYIREHGRIDQADLIKALLDYFKLLGTHNISSFADRPENMGIVVDENGNRYLKCFDVKPYMDHQIIPVHKIGFMHKRRVSRRLNRHLSALRGKTSRKDAGI; translated from the coding sequence TTGATTCAAGATCCCTCAAAACAGATCTACAAAGTCGGTGAATTTGTTCGCGGCGGCGGTTTTCGTGATACCTACGAATGCGCTTCGGAGCCCGGCAAATTGCTGAAGTTTGATCGGTACATTGATGGTCAGCGCAAAGTCAAAAGCCGAGGGTTTGTGAAGGATCTCTTCCGATCTCTCCGTTCAAAGCTGGGTTACAAAAAACAACGTTTGACGGGCAACCAAGACGAGTTGCTCGGGTGGTTGCAAATTGAAGAACGCGGACTGGCCGATCATCGCTTTTTTGCGAAAGTATACGGCATGGTGGAAACGGACCGTGGGCCAGCGTTGATGACTGAAAAGATTGATAACTTCTGGAATTCGGAAATCCGCAGCATCAGCAATTACATCCGTGAGCACGGCAGAATTGATCAAGCGGATCTAATCAAAGCTCTCCTCGATTATTTCAAGTTGCTCGGTACGCACAATATTTCTAGTTTTGCAGATCGGCCCGAGAATATGGGTATTGTGGTGGATGAAAACGGGAACCGGTATCTCAAGTGCTTTGATGTAAAACCCTATATGGACCACCAGATTATTCCAGTTCACAAAATTGGTTTTATGCACAAACGGCGTGTTTCTCGTCGTCTGAACCGTCATCTCAGCGCCCTACGTGGCAAAACCTCGAGAAAAGATGCCGGAATTTAG
- a CDS encoding amino acid permease: MSELKQTVGTLRGAGLMLNIVIGAGLLALPGLVVKQAGDQALWAWGVCALAALPLLLVFIVMGRRFPNAGGIAHFAEVAFGRNGYGAASLLFLGAVIFGLPAIALTGGYYLQHLIPANPTVLAAGIIIAATTCHLVSTEIVGRISSAIASFVLLALILLISIGFTAIDWSSVAQTTRPFSQVQPAALVAPFMMIFFAFTGWEVAAGISEEFKNPRRDFPRAMALSFVLACLLYFAMAFVAQNVVTESAGASIFAAIAENAFGRSGEVVISAIASLIIFANLVGAIWAVSRMLLSLSREGLLPLGIGYSGSGPSVTVLLLTSGALLLVLSLDWANLIAIETMLAVAGQNFLILYGLASLSLLRLSKALPEKLLALTSIFIVGGILAYQGASLLYPVFLIVLGIIFVRMRDELGHGKLVLKD; this comes from the coding sequence ATGAGTGAGCTTAAACAGACCGTTGGCACCCTTCGCGGTGCAGGACTAATGCTCAACATCGTTATTGGAGCGGGTCTTCTGGCTCTTCCTGGCCTTGTTGTGAAGCAAGCGGGTGATCAAGCTCTTTGGGCGTGGGGGGTGTGTGCTTTGGCTGCTCTGCCCCTTTTACTGGTCTTTATCGTTATGGGGCGACGCTTTCCAAATGCGGGAGGAATTGCGCATTTTGCAGAGGTGGCATTTGGGAGGAACGGTTATGGAGCGGCTTCCTTGCTCTTTCTGGGTGCGGTAATCTTTGGCCTGCCAGCGATTGCATTAACGGGTGGTTATTACCTCCAACACTTGATTCCAGCGAATCCAACTGTGCTTGCGGCGGGCATTATAATCGCAGCAACGACCTGCCATCTGGTCTCAACAGAAATCGTAGGCCGGATTTCCAGTGCGATTGCGTCCTTCGTACTGTTGGCCCTTATCCTTTTGATTTCCATAGGCTTTACTGCGATTGACTGGTCCAGTGTAGCGCAAACAACGCGGCCTTTTTCACAGGTCCAACCAGCGGCACTGGTTGCTCCGTTTATGATGATCTTCTTCGCCTTCACTGGTTGGGAAGTTGCTGCTGGCATCTCGGAGGAGTTCAAAAATCCGAGGCGAGATTTTCCTCGAGCGATGGCCTTGTCCTTTGTTTTGGCGTGCCTTTTATACTTTGCGATGGCCTTTGTTGCCCAAAACGTAGTGACTGAAAGTGCTGGTGCTTCCATCTTCGCTGCGATTGCCGAAAATGCATTTGGTCGCTCGGGAGAGGTGGTGATATCTGCAATTGCAAGTTTAATCATCTTCGCCAACCTGGTCGGTGCGATCTGGGCTGTCTCACGTATGTTACTCTCTCTCAGTCGTGAAGGATTGCTGCCTTTGGGCATTGGGTACAGCGGCAGTGGTCCGTCAGTGACTGTCTTGCTGCTCACCTCTGGTGCCCTGCTTTTGGTGCTGTCACTGGATTGGGCAAATCTCATAGCGATTGAAACTATGCTTGCTGTTGCCGGTCAGAACTTCCTGATCCTCTACGGCCTTGCAAGTCTTTCACTTTTACGTCTGTCCAAGGCACTCCCAGAGAAGCTTCTGGCACTCACAAGCATTTTTATCGTTGGCGGAATTCTTGCGTATCAGGGCGCCTCTCTCCTGTACCCGGTCTTCCTCATCGTGCTTGGGATCATCTTTGTGCGAATGCGAGATGAACTTGGACACGGCAAACTGGTTTTGAAGGACTAA
- a CDS encoding DUF2306 domain-containing protein, translated as MNIAILLDTAAPIPLHAFTAISAFFLGIVQFVLPKGKNLHRILGYTWVGLMAITAGSSFFINEMNLIGPFSPIHILSAITLLGLVGAVTAARTGAVTSHRRAMKSLYIYALLVAGAFTFLPGRIMHQLFFGG; from the coding sequence ATGAATATTGCTATTCTATTAGACACAGCTGCACCTATACCTTTGCACGCATTTACTGCAATAAGTGCGTTCTTCCTCGGCATCGTTCAGTTTGTTCTGCCAAAAGGAAAAAATCTTCACCGCATCCTTGGGTATACTTGGGTCGGGCTTATGGCCATTACGGCGGGTTCAAGCTTTTTCATCAATGAAATGAATCTGATAGGACCTTTTAGCCCTATTCACATACTTTCCGCTATCACACTACTTGGATTGGTGGGCGCTGTTACAGCTGCGCGAACGGGTGCAGTAACGTCTCACCGACGCGCGATGAAGTCGCTCTACATTTACGCATTACTTGTGGCAGGTGCTTTCACGTTTTTGCCGGGCCGTATAATGCACCAGCTGTTCTTTGGTGGGTAA